The nucleotide window GTTTATTACAGCTCCATTTGCAGTTATCGAGTCTGCTCCCATTACAACTTTGTCGGTCATCTTCATGTAGTGCCTAGCGGCTGAATCTACAACGTAAATTACTGGAATTCCGTAGGAAGCTAATTCTTTTGCTGTAATTTTTCCTTGCCATCTTGGCCTTGTTTCCGTTACTATAACTTTTATGTCCTTTCCTTGGTCGAAAGCAGTCTTCATAACGCTTATAGCGGCTTTACTGTGGCAGTGCGTCATTATTACGTCTCCATCTTCAATCCTCTTGGCCCCTATCTCACCTATCCTCTCTATGGCCTTCTCAGAATTGTGGATAAACTCTTTGGCCGAATTTATTACCGTAAATCTAAGGGTTTCTAGATCTGCACCGCTTGAATACGCTATCTTAGCCCTATGCATTACGTATCTGAGGGCATTTGGAAGCGACACTGCAGTGGGCCTCGTCTTGTAAAGTATCTTAGCGGCTTCCTTAAGCTCTGTCCAGAGCTCTTCGGGACTCTTTGCAGTGCTCTTTTCAGCCTGGATCATCAAAGCTTGAGCTACCGACCTTGCAATCTTTCCGGCGCCTCTAATCTCCATACTCTTTATCTTTTCCGCAATCTCATAAACTTCCCTAACTATCATGGCTCCCACTTGTATATTGGTATTCCCCTATAGGTAATTAACTTCATCCCCTGAGGCACTGGGTCGCCGGTTAGGGGAACTATATAAGCTGGAACCTTTACGGCTTTAGAAATTTTTAGTATGTAGTTCATCATTTCAGGCGTTGGTCTAATGGAATATATCGCCTTAGCTCCCATATATAGGGAAATGTTGGGATTAAAGATATCATCAACTTCCGCGTTTAATCCTGAATTCTTAGCATTAACCACGGCATCTTTGTTTATATCAATAGCGAGAACATCAAAGCCAAGCTCCTTTAACCTCTTAGCTATCCTAGTGTAAAATCCTATCCCTACTTCAATGACCTTGCCCTTTTTAACTTCTCTCGCTATAAACTCGGCAACTTCGATCATTTCTTCTCGGAGGCTTGGACCAGAATTATATCCCCAACTGCAACAACCTTCTCATAGGGAACCCCAACCCTTTCTCCAGGCAGGGCAAGAATAAGCACTCTACCTTCCCTCTCTTTTATGTCGATGACTACCTCGTCCACCTTCCCAACGTACTTCCCCTTGGTGTTGTATATCAGCTTTCCATAAAGCTTTGAAAGCTCCATTACCATTTTTATACCCCTCCTTAAGTATGGTTCATCAACTAGCTTAAAAGTCTTGGGCCGATCTTATGCAAATTTTTATAAATTACCGACCTTAAATACCCCCTTTGTATGTGGTGAGAGCATGGTAGTGTTTAGGATTCCAAGGGGTAGCGCAAAGGTTAAAGTTGAGAGGGCTGACCCTAAAGTGTATTTCCAGATATACAATTTACTGTCATTCAGGAAGGATTTTGGAAGGTGGGATAAAGCTGAGAGCCTCTATGACCCTTATACGAACACTTTTCCAGTGGGTTTGTTGCCGAGGGTGAAGAAATTTCTCAATTCGAAAGGCTACAGGGTTAAAGTTAAGGACGAGAGGGTCATAGATGGCGTCAAGATTAATTCGACGTGGAACGAGAATTATAAGCTTAGGAAGTATCAGAAAAAGGCCGTAAAGCTTGCGATAAAGGAAAAAATGGGTGTGCTGGCTTTACCGGTAGGAAGCGGTAAAACTGTTGTGGGATTGAGAATAATCCATGAAATTGGGAGGAGCGCTCTCATAATAGTTCACACTAAGGAACTCTTGTACCAATGGGCCGACAAAGTGAAGGAAATCCTGGGTATTGAGCCTGGAATAATCGGGGACAATAAGTGGAGTGAAGGAGATATAACGGTTGCCATGATTCAAACCCTCCTTTCTAGAGGAACGGACAAGCTTCAAAATAAGTATGCCATTGTAATGTTCGATGAGTGCCATAGGACATCTGCCGCCGAGAAGTTCTATGAGGTTGGTATAAGCCTGCCTCAAGTATATAGGTTTGGTCTCTCCGCAACCCCGTGGAGGAGACTTAGGGGGGAGGAAATGAAAATAGAAGGGGTTGTGGGTCCGATAATATACGAGGTTAAGGCTGAGGACTTGATAAATGAAGGATTCTTGGCCAAGCCGAAGTTCGAGGTAATTGAATACAACTCGAAAATGCCTGCCCTCGCGGATAAGTACAAGGAGTTGTATGAAGAGGCGATAATGGAGAACGAAGAAAGGAATAAGGCGATAGTTGAAAAGGCAATAGAGCTTGCCAACCAGGGACATAGAGTTCTCATAGACGTCAAAAGGATAGACCACGGTGAGATCCTGGTTAAGATGTTAAAAGAAAGGGGAGTCAATGCAGAGTTCTTAAGCTCTCAGAGTCCGAATAGGTGGGAAATATTAGAGAAGTTTAAGAACGGTGAAATACCGGTTCTCGTTTCCACTTTACTCAAAGAAGGTGTCGATATACCAGAGATATCGGCAATAATTCTTGCGGGAGGAGGAAAGAGTGATGTAATGACGATCCAAACTATAGGTAGAGCATTGAGACCAAAGGCTGGAGGAGAGGCTGTTATAGTTGACGTTAAAGATAGCGACCCTCTGCTCTTCACGCACTTCATAGAAAGACAAAAAGCCCTGAAGCAATACTATGGGAAGTACTACAACTTAAGGCTTTAGCATCTCCCTTACGTACCTCGGCATTTGGAATATCGTTTCGTGATTCTCTGGGTCATAATACTTGAGGTTAAGTTTCTTGGCCCTCTCTAGGTCAATCTTTCTAAAGTCTAAGTCTCCTTTAATACCAACTAAGAAGGCCCAGGGAGAGGCGTATCCTATAACGGGGAACGAGTATGCATAGACCTTGTCGAAGACCCTGCTCATGTTCTCGTATGCGGTTACAAGCTCATCCGTAAATAGGTAGACGCTACCTGCTTGGGTCACGTAGATTCCTGGATCGTTTAATGCTTCATATGCCCTCTCGTAGAATTCCCTACTGAAAAGCATCTTTGCAGGTCCTACTGGGTCGGTGGAGTCAACTATCACAACGTCAAAGCCTGAATTTTCCTTAATGAATTCAACTCCATCCCCAATTATTAGTTTGGCCCTCTTACATTCACCTTTCATCATTTTATCCAATAATCCCCCGTCTATTCCAATGAATTTTATGGCAACCTCGATGACTTCCTCGTCAATCTCAACCATTATGGCCTCTTCAACTTCTTCATGTCTTAGAACTTCCCTGATAGTTCCGCCGTCTCCTCCCCCTATCACTAATACCCTCCTGGGATTGGGGTGGGCCAACATAACTGGATGCACAAGGGACTCGTGGTAACTCTCTTCTCCCTCGGTAACAAGCTGAACCGTCCCATCTAGGGCTAGCAACCTTCCAAACCCTTCGGTCTCATAAACCTCAATTTTTTGAAACTTAGAATGCCCTTCGAATATTTTCTCCTTAACCTTAAATGCGACGCCATATCCTCTAGGATACCACTCTATGAATTCCATAGGGATTCACCTCGCTAAGCTAAAGCATAATTAAAAGTTTTTAAGAATGTCGTGATTATAAAGGTGGAGGGGCTACAATGGAGAGCACGCGACGGATATATGCTTCTCCCTCATACGAGGTTTATGGCCTTTCTAAGAATCCATTCATAGAGCTTGCAAGTGAGGGTATCGAGGATATAGAGTCGATTCACGTTTATCAAGAGGTTGATATGAAGATATCATCCCTTGTTTCAGACGTTATAGGTAATAGGAGTTCGCTTACGCTTTCTATAGTAGGGCCCTTGGGAATGGGGAAAACTCAAAGGCTCAAGAGCATAGCGAGAGTTATAGAGGAGAAGGGGGGCAAGGTTATCTACCTAAAGGTCGACACAACGGATATCTTGAAAATAACTAGGGATATATTCAGCTCGCTAAAACCCCCTAAGAGTAGAACGAACATTTTCATTGAGAACCTCTCGAGGAAGTTGGGTTTCATAACCAGACTTGAAAAGATGCTATCATCGGTTGACGAATACAAAAGTAGGGATATAGCCGAGATGTTAACCCAGGAGCTTTCTAAGTATCCCTACTCGGCCCTCCTGTTGGATGAGCTCGAGAACATGAGCGGGGCAAGCGAAAGGGAGAAGATACTCTTCTTCGAGATGCTCAGGCACTTCATAAGTAATCTCCCACCGGGGTGTATATTCGCATTCGCGTGCATTCCAGAGGCTTATGAGGAGTACTCCAAACAGTTTCCAGCCTTCTTTATGAGATTGCACTATGAGTTCAAGCTCAGGCCAATGAGCTACCAAGAGGTTATTGAGCTAGTTAAGAAAAGGCTTGCAAAGGTAAGGATAAGGGATACGGCAGATCCCCTTTATCCGTTCACCGAGGATGCGATAAAGTTAATACATGAGCTTGGAAAGGGCAACCCAAGGCAGATACTAAGATTACTCAACTACGTTCTCACGGAGGCGGTTAAGCATAAGTTCGACCCAATAAACGAGTACGTAGTTACGACGATACTAGAAGAGCCAAAGACACTGGATGAATACTTAGCAAGGATTCCAAGTGAATTTAAGGATTTAGTCAAGGTTATAGTTGAGGAATTCCAGGGTGGCCCGGTTAGTTACATAGAAGTTGCCAAGGAGCTTAAGATACCAGGAACCGAGGCGTACGATAAACTCGAGCACCTAGTTAGCTTGGGATTTTTAGTGGGCGATCCCAGGGGCAATTATAAGGTTCCCGATTACGTCAGGAAGTTCTTGGAGAAGAGGGAGGAGGAATGAACTACGAGGAACACGTTTTACTTGGCCTAGCTACGTATCCCCTATTTGTGGCATTTGCATTTTTCCTCTCAAGGTACCTTCCACTTAAGCTGAGCTTTTTGGCCCTATCTTTGGGGTATGCATTCTACGTTCTAGGCAGTGATTTGCCCGATATAGATCATCCTGACTCGTTAATTCATAGGGGCTCAAAGCCATTGTTTTCAGTTGCCGTGGGAAGTGTTACAGCGCTTAAGGTTTATCCTTACCTTCCCTACTATCCCATAGTGCTCTCCTGGGTTATAGGTGGCGTTGCCTCAATATTGGGCTGGTTCGCATTTACGGCGATGATGCCAAGGCATAGGGGAATAGTGCATTCCCTGCTATTTGCCGGTATATATGGTGTTCTAGCTTTCCTATTGATGAGGTACGGACTATCTCTGTCAATGGAGGAATCGCTTTTAGTAGGTTTGGCTTCGTTTTCTGGATACACGCTTCACCTGATAGCGGATAGAAGCGTCAAGCTTCTTTGAGAATGCTTAAAACTATCCCTCCAGCCCCACTTATCATCATCTGGGCTCCAATTGCCATTATAAATAGTCCTATTATCCTTATGGTAACGCTGAGTGCCGTCTTGTTTATCCCCCTCATTAGATACAGGGAAAGTAACATTAAGACTGCAGTAATAACTATCGCTATGAAGGTTGCCGTCACCGACACCACTATTCCGTATTCGGCCGTTAACGTTATAGCTGCAGTTATAGCCGCGGGTCCAGCTATTAATGGTGTTGCCACGGGAACTGCCGCTAAGGCTAGAATGTTTTTCTCCTTCTTTATCGTTACCATACCTCCACTTTCAAGAGCTTCAAGACCTATCTTGAAGAGGACGAATCCTCCAGCTACTCTTAAGGCATCAAGCTCTATGTGGAATATATCTTGGAGAATTATCTTACCAGCAACGGCGAATATCAGGAGTAAGAGAAATCCGATTATGTTTGCCCTGATTATTAAGCTTTTAACGTCCTCTATGTGGAAATCTTCCCTTAGAAGACTCACGAGGAGTATCTTATCGCTGGGATCAATCATTATCAGCATTAGCAAGGCTGAACTTAGAATTTCCTGGAGCATGAGTTTCTTCAGTTCCCAATAACTTATAAGCTTCACGGTGATATTTCTTTGGGTGGAGACCATGGGGAAGGTTGGCGCGATAATAGGGATAATATTCCTATCCTGGCTCCTTTACTCGGCCTATTTTGTTATGAACTTCTCCCCGACTGTGCGAGGGGAATGGGGGCCGATGGAGGGGAAT belongs to Pyrococcus abyssi GE5 and includes:
- a CDS encoding UPF0146 family protein — its product is MIEVAEFIAREVKKGKVIEVGIGFYTRIAKRLKELGFDVLAIDINKDAVVNAKNSGLNAEVDDIFNPNISLYMGAKAIYSIRPTPEMMNYILKISKAVKVPAYIVPLTGDPVPQGMKLITYRGIPIYKWEP
- a CDS encoding ribose 1,5-bisphosphate isomerase, with the translated sequence MIVREVYEIAEKIKSMEIRGAGKIARSVAQALMIQAEKSTAKSPEELWTELKEAAKILYKTRPTAVSLPNALRYVMHRAKIAYSSGADLETLRFTVINSAKEFIHNSEKAIERIGEIGAKRIEDGDVIMTHCHSKAAISVMKTAFDQGKDIKVIVTETRPRWQGKITAKELASYGIPVIYVVDSAARHYMKMTDKVVMGADSITANGAVINKIGTSLIALTAKEHRVWVMIAAETYKFHPETMLGQLVEIEMRDPTEVIPEEELKTWPKNIEVWNPAFDVTPPEYIDVIITEKGIIPPYAAIDILKEEFGWALKYREPWED
- a CDS encoding metal-dependent hydrolase, which gives rise to MNYEEHVLLGLATYPLFVAFAFFLSRYLPLKLSFLALSLGYAFYVLGSDLPDIDHPDSLIHRGSKPLFSVAVGSVTALKVYPYLPYYPIVLSWVIGGVASILGWFAFTAMMPRHRGIVHSLLFAGIYGVLAFLLMRYGLSLSMEESLLVGLASFSGYTLHLIADRSVKLL
- a CDS encoding MarC family protein — translated: MLQEILSSALLMLIMIDPSDKILLVSLLREDFHIEDVKSLIIRANIIGFLLLLIFAVAGKIILQDIFHIELDALRVAGGFVLFKIGLEALESGGMVTIKKEKNILALAAVPVATPLIAGPAAITAAITLTAEYGIVVSVTATFIAIVITAVLMLLSLYLMRGINKTALSVTIRIIGLFIMAIGAQMMISGAGGIVLSILKEA
- a CDS encoding PRC-barrel domain-containing protein, with protein sequence MVMELSKLYGKLIYNTKGKYVGKVDEVVIDIKEREGRVLILALPGERVGVPYEKVVAVGDIILVQASEKK
- a CDS encoding DEAD/DEAH box helicase: MVVFRIPRGSAKVKVERADPKVYFQIYNLLSFRKDFGRWDKAESLYDPYTNTFPVGLLPRVKKFLNSKGYRVKVKDERVIDGVKINSTWNENYKLRKYQKKAVKLAIKEKMGVLALPVGSGKTVVGLRIIHEIGRSALIIVHTKELLYQWADKVKEILGIEPGIIGDNKWSEGDITVAMIQTLLSRGTDKLQNKYAIVMFDECHRTSAAEKFYEVGISLPQVYRFGLSATPWRRLRGEEMKIEGVVGPIIYEVKAEDLINEGFLAKPKFEVIEYNSKMPALADKYKELYEEAIMENEERNKAIVEKAIELANQGHRVLIDVKRIDHGEILVKMLKERGVNAEFLSSQSPNRWEILEKFKNGEIPVLVSTLLKEGVDIPEISAIILAGGGKSDVMTIQTIGRALRPKAGGEAVIVDVKDSDPLLFTHFIERQKALKQYYGKYYNLRL
- a CDS encoding ATP-binding protein, which codes for MESTRRIYASPSYEVYGLSKNPFIELASEGIEDIESIHVYQEVDMKISSLVSDVIGNRSSLTLSIVGPLGMGKTQRLKSIARVIEEKGGKVIYLKVDTTDILKITRDIFSSLKPPKSRTNIFIENLSRKLGFITRLEKMLSSVDEYKSRDIAEMLTQELSKYPYSALLLDELENMSGASEREKILFFEMLRHFISNLPPGCIFAFACIPEAYEEYSKQFPAFFMRLHYEFKLRPMSYQEVIELVKKRLAKVRIRDTADPLYPFTEDAIKLIHELGKGNPRQILRLLNYVLTEAVKHKFDPINEYVVTTILEEPKTLDEYLARIPSEFKDLVKVIVEEFQGGPVSYIEVAKELKIPGTEAYDKLEHLVSLGFLVGDPRGNYKVPDYVRKFLEKREEE
- the speE gene encoding polyamine aminopropyltransferase gives rise to the protein MPMEFIEWYPRGYGVAFKVKEKIFEGHSKFQKIEVYETEGFGRLLALDGTVQLVTEGEESYHESLVHPVMLAHPNPRRVLVIGGGDGGTIREVLRHEEVEEAIMVEIDEEVIEVAIKFIGIDGGLLDKMMKGECKRAKLIIGDGVEFIKENSGFDVVIVDSTDPVGPAKMLFSREFYERAYEALNDPGIYVTQAGSVYLFTDELVTAYENMSRVFDKVYAYSFPVIGYASPWAFLVGIKGDLDFRKIDLERAKKLNLKYYDPENHETIFQMPRYVREMLKP